GTATATTGCGTTATAAGGAAGGCAGAGACTTTTCAAATGCGCTCATCTGTAAGATATTGCTTCACTGGAGGCGGGGTATACTCTGCGAACTGCTGCAAAATGCCCTCCGGCGTGGTAGCGTTCAGCATGATGGAATGATGCTTCTCCTGCATGAATTGTTCCCGGGCCATGTTGCTGAACAGGGTAATCAGCGGATCATAATAATGATTCACATTAAGCAGTCCGCAGGGCTTCTGATGCAGGCCGAGCTGAGCCCAGGTGAAGATCTCGAAATACTCCTCCATCGTGCCCGGGCCGCCCGGCATAGCAATGAATCCGTCCGCCAGCTCAGACATCTTAAGCTTCCGTTCGTGCATAGAGTCTACCATAATCAGCTCCGTCAGACGGGTGTGCTCGATTTCCCTTTGCTTCAGAAAATGCGGCAGCACCCCGATCACGCGGCCTCCCGCCTGCATCACGCTATCTGCAATAGCGCCCATCAAGCCTACAGTAGCTCCGCCATAGATCAGCGTAATGTTACGTGCGGCAAGCTCCTTGCCGAGTAGAATAGCGGATTCCTTGTATACGGGCGAAGCCCCTTCACTGGAACCGCAGAACACTGCGATACTCTTCATAAGCTGCTGACTCTCCTTTGTCTTAAGGTAATGTAATGTGCTTTGAAGAACGGTTGTTTCCTCTACCTAATGTATCACGGATTCAGGTGCATGTAACATTTTTCTC
This genomic interval from Paenibacillus sp. FSL H8-0332 contains the following:
- a CDS encoding TIGR00730 family Rossman fold protein, whose amino-acid sequence is MKSIAVFCGSSEGASPVYKESAILLGKELAARNITLIYGGATVGLMGAIADSVMQAGGRVIGVLPHFLKQREIEHTRLTELIMVDSMHERKLKMSELADGFIAMPGGPGTMEEYFEIFTWAQLGLHQKPCGLLNVNHYYDPLITLFSNMAREQFMQEKHHSIMLNATTPEGILQQFAEYTPPPVKQYLTDERI